From Macaca fascicularis isolate 582-1 chromosome 14, T2T-MFA8v1.1, a single genomic window includes:
- the TCN1 gene encoding transcobalamin-1, which produces MRQSHQLPLVGLLLFSLIPSQLCEICEVSEENYIRLKPLLNTMNQSEYTRGTSSSVNVLLSLQLVGIQNQNLKQKLIQQIEYTVKRRLSQVSSGELALIILALGACRNPDENLIYDYHLIDKLENKFQAEIENMEAHNGNPLTNYYQLSLDVLALCLFNGTYSTTKVVNYFTPENKNYYFGSQFSVDTGAMAVLALTCVKRSLINGQVKTDESNLKNISIYIKSLVEKILSEKKENGLIGNTFSTGEAMQALFVSSDYYHENDWNCQQTLNTVLTEISQGAFSTPTAAAQVLPALMGKTFLDVNKNSSCLSAAGNFSNSTHEPVTVTTPGSQSSISVNYSVTINETYSANVTVPNGSVFLDVMEKAQKMNDTIFGFTMEERSWGPYITSVQGLWASNNDRTYWELLSGGKPLSQGVGSYVVHDGENLEVRWSKY; this is translated from the exons ATGAGACAGTCACACCAGCTGCCCCTAGTGGGGCTCTTATTGTTTTCTCTTATTCCAAGTCAACTATGTGAGATCTGTG AGGTAAGTGAAGAAAACTACATCCGCCTAAAACCTTTGTTGAATACAATGAACCAGTCAGAGTATACCAGGGGAACCAGCTCCTCTGTCAATGTTCTGTTGTCCCTCCAACTTGTTGGAATACAGAACCAAAACCTGAAGCAAAAGCTGATCCAACAAATCGAATACACTGTGAAAAGGAGAC TGTCACAGGTAAGCTCAGGAGAGCTTGCCTTGATTATACTGGCTTTGGGAGCATGTCGTAACCCTGACGAAAACTTAATATATGATTACCACCTGATTGACAAgctagaaaataaattccaagcaGAAATTGAAAATATGG aAGCACACAATGGCAATCCCCTGACTAACTACTACCAGCTTAGCCTGGACGTTTTGGCCTTGTGTCTGTTCAATGGGACCTACTCAACCACCAAAGTTGTCAACTACTTCACtcctgaaaataaaaactattattttggTAGCCAGTTCTCAGTAG ATACTGGTGCAATGGCTGTCCTGGCTCTGACCTGTGTGAAGAGGAGTCTAATAAATGGGCAGGTCAAAACAGATGAAAGCAATTTAAAGAACATCAGTATTTATATAAAGTCACTGGTAGAAAAGATTCTgtctgagaaaaaagaaaatggtctaATTGGAAACACATTTAGCACAGGAGAAGCCATGCAG GCCCTCTTTGTATCATCAGACTATTATCATGAAAATGACTGGAATTGCCAACAAACTCTGAATACAGTGCTCACAGAAATTTCTCAAGGAGCATTCAGTACTCCAACTGCTGCAGCCCAGGTCTTACCTGCCCTGATGGGAAAGACCTTCTTGGATGTTAACAAAAACTCTTCTTGCCTCTCTGCTGCAG GTAACTTCAGCAACTCCACTCACGAGCCTGTAACTGTGACAACTCCTGGCTCACAATCATCTATCTCTGTCAATTACTCTGTGACAATCAATGAAACATATTCCGCCAATGTCACTGTGCCAAACGGTTCTGTCTTCCTCGATGTGATGGAGAAAGCTCAGAAAATGAATGATACTATATTTGG TTTCACAATGGAGGAGCGCTCATGGGGGCCCTACATCACCTCTGTTCAGGGCCTATGGGCCAGTAATAATGACAGAACCTACTGGGAACTTCTGAGTGGAGGCAAACCACTGAGCCAAG GAGTTGGTAGTTACGTTGTCCATGATGGAGAAAACTTGGAGGTTCGTTGGAGCAAATACTAA